The nucleotide window GGTATCTGAAGCCCTGGAATATGACTAGTGATAAAAACCCAACAGTTAATATCAGATATTTGAACTAACTGTTTAGTAACGTTTAACTGACTAAGTGCAACCCTTTATCCTGTAAATGCTGCTCGATTTGCTGCATTTCTTCAGTTGTCTCTCCAGCAACAATTCCGTAAATTTCGGTGTAGATTTTTCCGTATTTAACCTTTTCCAAAGCTGACAATATCGTAAAATCCTTGCGCTCCAGTTCTGGTTTCAACGTGGCAAGAATGGAGTCCAATGTCCCATCCATTCGATAATCGCTGGAATATTTAGCAACCTCTTTTCCCAGTCCCAGCAAAGTATGGCGCTGCAAGCAGAGTGGAGTTGAGCCATTCACTCGAAAATTGGCATCAATGGCATAAAGTTGTCCGTCTTTGTCTTCCAATACATCAAAGCCAATCACGCCAAAATAGCCCTGTTGATGAGCATACTTACCAACCGCAGCAATCATCTCAAAGAACTTGCTCATGTCGGTTTCTCGGTAGTGAATGAGTCCCCCTAAATAGTTGCCTTCTGGAGTGACCAGTTGCGTTGTAGTACCAATGAGCGTAATCTCTCCAGCCTTGCTGACATAGAACTGCACGCAGTAGTTCTGCACTTCATTCTTGACGAATTCCGAGACAATAATCGTATCCACGAACTTAATCTCTAGGTATTTCCTTAATTCGTGCAAGCAGTAGTTCAGCTCGCTAGCGCTTTTGATAATATAAGTGCCTTCCCCTGAGAGTCCGTGGGAGGTTTTGATCAAGTATGGGAATTGTGGTAGCTGAATGTCTTCCAGACTAACTTGGTGCAGATTGTAAGTTTTATATTTTGGACATTGTATCCCCAGATCGGCTAGCGCTACTTTGCTAAGCAAGCGGTAGTGGGTATCCGGATTAACAGCGTGTTTTTCTGGTTTGAGATGATCGAAGGGAAATAGAGTGATGAGTTTGTCAAAGCGATCGCGCAACGACTCTCCCGAAATACTCATCTGGCTGAGTTCATCGAGGTAAGTTGCACAGTCTATCCTCGCTATATTGTCGTAGCTGAAGCCAAAATGCTCCCGCCAATAGTCAATCAGCGCCTCTGCTGGCGAACTGATTATCACTCCTGGAAGGACATCGCCTAACACCGCCAAATTTTTCCAAGGTTCCTTCTGGCAAATTTTATCGAAGGAAGTTTTGGTGGCTTCACTACTACCATCTTGAATAAAGTATTTTTTATTGTTAGGGTAAGCAGCCCAAGTCGCAGTCGCCGGGTAATTTAGGATAAATGCATACCGCCCATCTGCAATGTCTTGAGCAAACAGATCGGAAAGAGAACTCCCCTGAAAGTATTGAAAGTCGTATGTTGAGTTCATAAAAAATTACCCCTATGAAGCAAAAGCAGGCTGCACAGCAAACAATCAGTATTCTCTCAATAAACCAATTTTTCTATCATCTTCCTAGGGAGTATTCACTTCAGGAGAAATGGGAAGATAAGCAAAGCTGATAAAAGGCTCACACAACTTTTAGTTAGAGAATGAATTGTTATCATTCAGTAATTTGAGCTTTTCTAGCTACTTGCATCACCGCCTCAATCTGAGCTGAACTGAATATGAGATACCCGACTTCTCCAAGAAGTCGGGTATCTGAACTGCTACCATCTCACAAAGGTTGGGGTGGGGTTCCATCCCGTCTTAAATGGGTAGCCAACTCGATTATGCGGCTGGTAATTGAGGCGTCGGCAGCTGTTGTGTACCTGACTCAAAGGATGCTACTTTTGAGTTGTTTTCTTCTTCTTTCTTGATAAACGCCACTGGTTTGTCCATTTCTGCGGTCATATAAGCTACCGCCATGTCAGACGAGTTGTACGACCACCCAATACGTCCCTGACGGTCTATCAGGATGCAGCCAGCCTCTCCTTCAACCTTAGAGACAAGAGTGTCAATCGCCTTCTGTGCTGCTTCCTCTGGATGGGCGTCTCCAGCCAAAAAATCAATCGCTGTCTTGGCAAGAACCACTGGGATAATGGACTCGCCATCACCCGTCGTTGAGCAACCGCCCAAGTGGTTATCAGCGTATAAGCCGCAACCAACCAGGGCTGTGTCGCCAACGCGACCCTGTGGCTGACCTGTAGTGCCCCCAGTGGAGGTTCCAGCAACTATGGTGCCGCTAGCATCTAGAGCCACACAACCGACAGTATTGGGGCGATCGATAACTTCCTGCTCCTCTTCCCACTCCTGCTGCTGCTCCTTACTGATCAGGTCTTCTTTTGCACACATCTCCATCCCGTGTTCAACAGCGAAGCGTTCGCCGCTCCGCGCCACTAGGAGCCGCGCTTTTTCATCCATAATCTTGTGTGCCACCGAGATTGGATGACGCACTCCTTGAACTGCTGCTACCGCTCCCCAACCTAAGCGATCGCCCTCCATCATCGCCGCGTCTAGCTCTACCTCTCCTTCACTGTTGAGAGTTGCACCAAATCCGGCGTTAAACGTCTGATCAGTTTCGAGAACACGGATGGCTGCCTCAACGGCTTCTCCAGCACTGCCTCCACTGCGAAGCACTGTCCAACCTGCTTCTACTGCTGCCAAGCAGCCTGCATGATTGGCTTCAACCTTGCCCTCTGTAATGGTTTTTGCTCCACCATGAACAATTATGCTTATTGTCATACGTGCCTATTTCTAAATTCTGGTTAGATGTATGTAAATGCGATCGCGCAAACGGCTTTGTCAATCAGTCGCACCCATCCCTGCGTTAGCGTAAGTAAGCCTAAGCACCTAGCAGCGTAAAAAAAGACTGCTTAGGGAGCTTGCTCAGCTACAGCCGGGTTTGGCTATTGACCCGATTGCGATCAGCCGTGTCTAGTGGTTGGAATTCCCTACAGGTAATATTCCCTGTCGTCTGTTCCCTGTTTTACATTTAAGGACAGCTTTTAACTTACAGCTTCATCCCTACAGGATGTCTTACCTGCACTTAAGGCTGAATTCTGTATGAACTAAATTTGTAACTTTAAATACAAAAACTCTTAAAATAGCTGGTTGTTGCATCGGTATTGCTCCCCGTTCATCCGGTTATCGCTGGGAATGAGATAGTGCTGGCTTGTATGGGGTAGCCGCTCTTTCAGATTTCAGGGTGAAAACTCTCTCCTTGGAAACACTCTCTTGTATCAAGCCTTCCCTGGAACACCACGCTTCAAAGATTTCGTTCCTGCCATCATCAAGAGTTTTTGAGTCAATTTTATAAAGTTTTATTTGAGTTTTATATCCATCTTCCTTTCTTTTAAATGACCTTAGTTTTAATCCGAGTAAATTCAGAACTTTGCTAAGCACTTTTATACAGCTTAGGCGCTCTTTTTCCGTTTCCATCGGAATGCTGATTCCGATAGCACGTTTAATGTGCTTGCTGCACCGGAGTGCAGTCGCTTTAAGTTCAATCAAGTCTAAATCGGTTTCTTTAAATTCACGCTCCGGCTGGATAAATTGCAGCACTCCTAATGCTCTAAGTGCCTCTATTTTCAAAGTGTAAGTATTCAAATCTGGCAGGAAAACTTTACCCTCGCCTCTTTCCAACTGCTGATGCCATTCTTGTTGATCTTGTAGTTGAAAATACTCGCTTTCGTGAGTCAAATAGTAGTGAACCAACAACTGTGAATAATATCCCCGATCGTCTCTCAGTTTTAATTGGGGAGTCACTTCTACCCCATAACGCTGTTTCAAGATGTATTTCTGCACTTGATTTCGCTCTTCATCCGTTAAAGAACGCTTGGTTAAAAGACGCTCATATTCTCTGCGCTCAATGTCTTGAGAATTCGCAACTGCACTCGCTGCTTGTAATTCAATTTGATTCCGAATTTTGACAATTTGATGCTTGATAGATTTAGCTTTTTTGCGGCGCTCTTCAAATTCTTGTTGGATTTTAACAATTTCTCGAACCAGCTTCTTAGACTTTTCCCAATCACAAGGAGCTGCTGCTAAAAGCGCCATCCGTAGCTCTTTGAGGCGCTCGTCGGGGGGAGCATCACTCATGACATTCACCTGATGTCCTTCAGCGATTAATCCTTCTAACATCGATTGACGATAAAGGGTAATCGAAGCATTTACTCTCGCTGCAAACTTCGCCCAACTTCTGAGGTGAATGAGGTCATAAACTAAGGGCAAATCCACATCCACTGGATGAAGTGGACTCATCAAAGCTAGGTTTTCTTTCTGATTTTCCTGGTACCAGTGAGACAGTACCCGATAATTCTTACTACCACTGCCAATCATGCCAATGCCTCGTTTGGCACACCAAACAATTCGGGGTACGCTCTGACGAACTCTGGCTAATGCTTGCCGTGCTTCCGAGTCGGGAATTACGCCTTGGAAAATCCCATAAACCCGGTCGAAGTGTTCCACATCAATGCTGACCCCCGTACCAAGGCTAGGAGTCACAAAAACTGCGTCATAGTCTAAGGATTTTTGATTGATGCTTTCAACAAAATTGACCGCCTCATGACCGGGGGTACTGGTTGTTTGAGAACTAATTACTAATGTCTTGGGGTATTGCCGAAGGAACTGTTCTAGACGTTGTTTGATATAGCGATCGATGGTTTCTGAACTGTAACGTCCGGAACGGCTATCGGTCGTAACATAACACTTTCGTCCGGCTATTAGATCGAGTTCCAACTGTTGAATTAGCAGAGTGGGGTTTGGGGTGTTGTGAAAGGTGACATCCCAGCCAGTTTCCGGCTTCCACTCATTTAATACAACCCACGGCTCAATTTTAATTCCGGCTAGTCCCTTCAGGTAGTCTAGGGAAAGGTCTGATAAGTCAGCATCTTGGGCAATAACCAAACCACCAGTTTGCAGGACGGTGGAAATTAGCTGCTGGAAGACTCTTAATATCTTGATGCGCTTGTCTTTACAAGTGTCGCTGTTGAGGAGATGCCATAAGGATTGCTCAACTTCATCTAGAATCACGACCGCGCCTTGCCAATGTTCTGGGTTCAGCTTCCAAATGGAATCAATACAGAGTCCTAAAGATGGGGCAATCGGTAATAAATTATCCGGGTTTTTCTCCCGCTTTTCGAGTGTGCGGTGATTAATCCAGGTCACTCCGATTTTTTCACACAAGAACTGCCCTAGTTGGATTCTATGGGTGAGCAGCAGGACGCGATCGCCTCTATTTTTTGCTTCTTGGATCAGCGATACCAGTGCGGTGGTTTTCCCGGTTCCTTTAGCAGACTTGAGTCCGACTAATCCAGAGGTGGGAAAAGGCAATTTTTCCAGGTAGCGACGGTTGAGAGTGAGTGCTGGGGAATAGGTTAACTCGGTGTGGGGTTTGCTTTTGGCAAGGTCAGTTTCTAAGTTGAGGCTGGCTTCATAGACTGTCTGGAAAGCGGCAGCGCCTTGGGCGACTATAAAATCATCAACGCCTTTTTG belongs to Coleofasciculus sp. FACHB-1120 and includes:
- a CDS encoding isoaspartyl peptidase/L-asparaginase family protein, which translates into the protein MTISIIVHGGAKTITEGKVEANHAGCLAAVEAGWTVLRSGGSAGEAVEAAIRVLETDQTFNAGFGATLNSEGEVELDAAMMEGDRLGWGAVAAVQGVRHPISVAHKIMDEKARLLVARSGERFAVEHGMEMCAKEDLISKEQQQEWEEEQEVIDRPNTVGCVALDASGTIVAGTSTGGTTGQPQGRVGDTALVGCGLYADNHLGGCSTTGDGESIIPVVLAKTAIDFLAGDAHPEEAAQKAIDTLVSKVEGEAGCILIDRQGRIGWSYNSSDMAVAYMTAEMDKPVAFIKKEEENNSKVASFESGTQQLPTPQLPAA
- a CDS encoding ATP-grasp domain-containing protein, translated to MNSTYDFQYFQGSSLSDLFAQDIADGRYAFILNYPATATWAAYPNNKKYFIQDGSSEATKTSFDKICQKEPWKNLAVLGDVLPGVIISSPAEALIDYWREHFGFSYDNIARIDCATYLDELSQMSISGESLRDRFDKLITLFPFDHLKPEKHAVNPDTHYRLLSKVALADLGIQCPKYKTYNLHQVSLEDIQLPQFPYLIKTSHGLSGEGTYIIKSASELNYCLHELRKYLEIKFVDTIIVSEFVKNEVQNYCVQFYVSKAGEITLIGTTTQLVTPEGNYLGGLIHYRETDMSKFFEMIAAVGKYAHQQGYFGVIGFDVLEDKDGQLYAIDANFRVNGSTPLCLQRHTLLGLGKEVAKYSSDYRMDGTLDSILATLKPELERKDFTILSALEKVKYGKIYTEIYGIVAGETTEEMQQIEQHLQDKGLHLVS
- a CDS encoding plasmid replication protein, CyRepA1 family; its protein translation is MHPPSLNPQHFQELALDSGIDRDLALLNFISLEGDAFYEYLLISNRIPRTNTGMVSSWWLHRYAHGAKGGWWCSGLDPLNDWRLMEWGCYKPNHPRPDKKGKLIKYEHPPCTPTRIFCLRVPLHIWQQTASRYSVPMPEKIAIAQNGEALGFWQWVLEMKIPTILCEGAKKAAALLTQGYAAIALPGITSGYRVTKDFQGNVLSRQLIPDLLAFTRLKRTFFICFDYETQPKTIKAVNQAQTQLGELLEEQKCPVKIIRLPGLQKGVDDFIVAQGAAAFQTVYEASLNLETDLAKSKPHTELTYSPALTLNRRYLEKLPFPTSGLVGLKSAKGTGKTTALVSLIQEAKNRGDRVLLLTHRIQLGQFLCEKIGVTWINHRTLEKREKNPDNLLPIAPSLGLCIDSIWKLNPEHWQGAVVILDEVEQSLWHLLNSDTCKDKRIKILRVFQQLISTVLQTGGLVIAQDADLSDLSLDYLKGLAGIKIEPWVVLNEWKPETGWDVTFHNTPNPTLLIQQLELDLIAGRKCYVTTDSRSGRYSSETIDRYIKQRLEQFLRQYPKTLVISSQTTSTPGHEAVNFVESINQKSLDYDAVFVTPSLGTGVSIDVEHFDRVYGIFQGVIPDSEARQALARVRQSVPRIVWCAKRGIGMIGSGSKNYRVLSHWYQENQKENLALMSPLHPVDVDLPLVYDLIHLRSWAKFAARVNASITLYRQSMLEGLIAEGHQVNVMSDAPPDERLKELRMALLAAAPCDWEKSKKLVREIVKIQQEFEERRKKAKSIKHQIVKIRNQIELQAASAVANSQDIERREYERLLTKRSLTDEERNQVQKYILKQRYGVEVTPQLKLRDDRGYYSQLLVHYYLTHESEYFQLQDQQEWHQQLERGEGKVFLPDLNTYTLKIEALRALGVLQFIQPEREFKETDLDLIELKATALRCSKHIKRAIGISIPMETEKERLSCIKVLSKVLNLLGLKLRSFKRKEDGYKTQIKLYKIDSKTLDDGRNEIFEAWCSREGLIQESVSKERVFTLKSERAATPYKPALSHSQR